TCACTCAATACATCATTAGACAAAGAATAGTGACACGGATATCAAAGACTTACAAACTGGACTAGAGCAAAGATGAATAATATATCTCTAGTAACAAAGAAACGAAACTTTAGCGTTCGCCATTTCCTGTCAGTGTGAACATGAACCCTCAAGTAATAAGGAGCCTTGCAGGTGGTGCAATGAGAAAATGCAAACCCCTCCTGTATGTGACAAAGCATCAAGCACTATTAGTATCTCGCAAGAAAGACACAATTTCATTAAGGCAAGCTACAAATAGCTCAGACAAGTTGACAACAAAATGCAAAGAGACAGATGACTGAATGCTTTTGCATATGCAACAGGAAGAGGTTATATTTAACTTTTTGTTGAACAAATAGAATTCATATTCCCAACAATTGAAAGAGAAAATGTGTATCATACaatgttcaggatatcggtaacTGGTACCATATCAGTCAGGTGGTGAGTAGGGATAAATGGGCGAATTTTCCAGTTAATCAGCCGGTAAATCAGCTATTCGGACTCACCAAGTAGTGATTAACTGATCGAGATGCCGATTAACTGGCCGATATTTGGACTAATGGTATCATACATCATTTCTACTCTAAACTATTGGATCCATCCTTAGAAGAGCATGGTTTATGTCATATCCAAGCCAACAACCTCCATATAACCTTACCAAACAGCACAACTTCATTTTGATGTAGACATCCCAACATCCTAACAGAAAGCAGAGTTTCCAATGCTAAATACCATAACTGGACCTAGGAACATCTGCCTGATAAACTGGAACCATATTACAAAATTCCATAAGAGTGCATTGTCAGACAAGGAAAGATCTGACCTACTACTGCATCTTAAATCAAAATTTCAAGGTACAGAGAGAGGATCAGTATATTCAGAATGTTCATGCAATACAGAACTTTTTGTTTTGACCTGAAACTGTGCCAAAGGTCCGCATAGCAAATTTGTTAAATGATAGTGGAATACTTATAGGTGGTATTTACTAGTAATACAAACCTTGATTAACGCATTTTCAGAAGCATGTCTCTTTGGGCCAACTATGGCAATATCATGTCAATCATGGATCTACCTGATAGTGCAagttttttatatattttttagtTACTGAATTCCTAGTTACAACAGAATGCAGTTGCATAGCGTTCATCCATATGATGCATTGTTGTTGTAAAACTTTTATAAAATTTTCTTCCGTTTAGACTGTCGACATACATGAATGTCCAAGCAATCTGGAGTTGCTCTCTAGTCTCTACAATCACGTTCGTAAATGGCATAACTTAGACACGAAAAACAGGGTTGTCACTTGTCACACAAAACTCTAATCAACAAAATAGAAGAAAGACACAGGCAGGATCGACTCCAACAGCAGGTCAAGAGCTATAGGCCTACATGTTGAAGGCGAAACTTGATGAACTTACCATATGTATTCTAGTTGTCTGTGCTCTATGTGATCCATGAATGAATTGATTGATTATTATTAGTACAATGCAAGGCAGTCATTCCTAAATGGCTACAACTCTATCTATAAGCACATACACGGAGTATAGCTTCCACACATTGACATAATTAAGCTAAGAAACCACAGTTGTAACCCTGGGTGGATCCATCACACAATCACATCGCTTCGGAGCTCCCTGATAGCACCAGGGCATCAGCGGAATGAGAGCGCCTACCTTGACCGCTCTCCAGTGGTCGAGGCAGTCGCGGTGCACGTACTTGGATGTCCCCTTGCACTTGCAGGGCGCGATGAAGTCTCTCCCTACACCGAGAGAAGCAGTCAACCCCTGCCAAAACAAAGAAAACACGGCCAAGGATAACGGCGGGCAGCGGCGGGAACAGCTCGCGCAGGACGGATCCAGCCGTACGTACCGTCGGTCTCGAGGCAGATCCGGCACTGGAGCTGGTCCCCGGCACCGGCCTCGAGGTCGATCTCCGGGGATGTCGGCGGGATAAGCGACGAGGCCGCCGAGGACAACCCCCTggccttctcctcctccatcaacCACCGCAGCGCACCGCCCGCAGCCCTCCCAACGAGCGTACGCTTCTAGAACCTTCTAGTATCGTCCATTCGGAACCCTAACCTCTACTCTTTTTTTTCCTCGCCTCGATGGATTCGACGGGGCGAGGAGGGGGTTGGAATCCAGTTGTTGGGGAATAGGCAGGTGCGTAGCGAAGCGCCGAAGCGAGGGTATATGTGGGACCGAAACTTTTGCGACGCGACTTTTGCGAGCGACTGGTGTGTACGTGCGGGTGGATGACCCGTTGGCCCCACTGGCGGTAGGTGCGGTGCGGATGACAATTCCCGGGGCCACTGCTACCCGTAAATCGGCTGATGGTAGGGATTTTTAAATCGCCTCGACAGCCGTTGATTTGCGTTGTTTGGGCCGCTTGATCTCTGGAGTCTGGACCATAATATCACTTCCGTCCCAATAGGCCTATTTCTCTCGCACAGCGACTCCAACCAGCCATACGTGCTAAACATTCTCGTTTCCAGGTTGCAGCAGCACCAGCAGCCCCGTCACTAGTCACTGGTCATCTCGGAGCAAAACTCGGACGAGCTCGCCATGCACGGTCACGGCTGCATCGCCGGCTTGCAGCAACGACGTTGCTGCGACCATCCCTTGAAACATAGGCGGACACTCCGCGCGGTTCGGCAATGCTCCAACACAAGACCGGTGATGCTTCGTTGCAGCACCGACGATGCTTCGGCGGCCCGGCAAAGCTCCAACACAACACCGTTGATGTTTCATTGCAGCACCGGCGATGCTCCGGCGGCCCGGTAAAGCTCCAACACAACACCGATGATGCTTCGTTGCAGCACCGGCGATGCTCCGACGGCCCGGCAATGCTCCAACACAACAccagtgattcttcgttgcagcACCGGCGATGCTCTTGCGGCCCGGCAATGATCCAACACAACACCGGTGATGCTTCGCTGCAGCACCGACGATGCTTCGGCAGGCCGGCAATGATCCAACACAACACCGGTGATGCTTTGTTGTAGCACCGACGATGCTTCGGCATGCCGGCAATGATCCAACACAACACCGGTGATGCTTCGTTGCAGCACCGATAATGCTCTGGCGGGTCGACAATCACCCAACACAACACTGGTGATGCTTGGTTGCAGCACCGACGATGCTCCGGCGGGCCGGCAATGATTCAACACAACACGGGAGATGCTTCGTTGCAGCACCGACGATGCTCTGGCGGGCCGGCAATGCTCCAACACAACACCGGTGATGCTTTGTTGCAGCATGGACGATGCTCCGGCAGCCTGGCAATGCTCCAACACAACAACGGCGATTCTTCGTCGCAGCACGGGCGATGCTCCCGCGGCCCGGCAGTGCTCCAACACAGCACCGGTGATGCTCCATTGCAGCACCCTGTGAGGTTTCGCCAGCCCGACGAAGCTTCATTGCCGCACTGGTGATGCTCCGGTGGCCGCTAGCGATGCTTTGTTGTAGCACCGACAGCCGCCAATGGGTGGTGTGTCGCAGCACTGAGTACGCCAACGATTGATGGAGCAAGGCACGTTGCTGGTGGGTTCGCAGTAGAGGCATTTCCCACCGCCAACCCTTCGCACCGCTCGGAGTGAACAACGGTGACCTCGATGCATCACTTGCAGGAAGCTGCATGCAATGCCGCGAGCACCCGACCTTGCACCCCCGCTCGTAGTAGGCACCCACCAGCTTTCAGCTATGCATCGCCGAGCATGGCCAAGTTGCCCCGCACCGACCAGACCATGCAGCGGCTGCGTCTGGGAGAGCTCACAGCAGCTACGCCAGAGGAGAGCTAGCAGCAGCTCATGGCCAACGTTGAAGACCGAGAGCACGAAGCGTCCCACATGAGGGAGGACCGAAGGATGTTGGGGAGGAAAGGGAAAATGAGGTAGATGCTCCCAGGGAGTTGCAGTAGGAGGAGGGACTGAGCCCGTCAGGGGAGGggtgagagagaggagagagtCGCCGCGTTGGGGAAGAAGACGGATCACGTGCGATCCCAAGGGAGGGGAAAAGGACGAGGGAGGAAGCAGCGCTTGGGTCCATAGGACACGTGTCAGGCCAACGACACGACTTACGAAAGAGGAGATATCAGTCGGTTGAAACTAAGACTTTTCCAATTCCTGGTGCATGGCCGGTTGTGTTTTCCATCTCGACGTGCTTTTTTAGCCAACCTTCGCGGCAGTTCTTTTTAACAGAACCTCGTTACATACTCACATACACTCTTTTTGATTGTTTGGATTACTTACCATATGCGTCATACTCACATACACTCATCCCTACAAAGACACATAAGCAACTCCCAAGGCGCGTTCGGTTACCTGCATcgtattttgccattttgcataCTTGTCCCAGTTGGGCCTTGCTGAGCATATACATGCTAAAAACCAACATCTACATGTTGATTGGTTGTCTGCATCCCCTCTAGCCTGAATGTGCTAAAACGAAAGGCTTGTTGTTTGGTTGCGGACTTGTTTGAGGGGAAACATAAGTCCGGTTGTTTGGTTACATCCAGGACAGTTGTGTGGTAACCTCCTACTCGATGTGGTGATGGTGACCTAGTAAGAACTAGTAAGAACTAAAGTAGTACCAACAACACAATCTTAGGCACAAACATAACTCTTAACCACGAAGAACAAGTTTTAAACCAACACAGTACAATAAGTTCTAAACGAAACCGAAGTCTTGAAGTAAGAACAACCAGGACTGGACCACGGGAGCTCAGGCGGTTGCGGCGAAGGCATTGTCGTGCTCCTTGCACTTGGTGATCACCTCCACGCCCTCGTCGTTGAAGACGATCACCTTCATGGTGTCGGGGGACAGTGTCTTGAACGTCAGCATGTACCCGATCATGATCTGGTGAACAGCGGCGAAGATGGCCCAACCCTGATCAAGGGTGACCCTGCCGTCGATCACCCTCACTGTTACCCTCCATGCACATCCAGTGTTCGTCTTCAGCTTGAACTCTATAGGGATGGCAGGGAAGTGCTTTGTGAAGTCTAGAGGCAATGGCAGACTCTCCAGCTTAGGAGCAAGGATAACCTTGCAGAAGTGGTTTGGTCCTGACTCTTGATGGAAGTGGCCATAGTTCCTCCGCTTGGGGCTTGGGTGATCCAGCACTTGCACTTCGTCCAATGGAGGCACAACCTCCTGCCCTTCTCCAATGGTGGCACGACATCATTGCCCTTGTCCATCTGCATTATAAACGACACGCAGTTCAATGGTCAGCATTCATTCATATCGGCCTAACACTCATATATTAACCCACCCTACTAACCCAGCACCGCACTCAAAACCCCTCTGCTTCAccacctctcctcttccaccGCTCTGTTTCACCACCTCTCTCTCGCCATGAACTCCCACTCCAACCCCAACCCTTTCTCCTGGGGCATTGGATGGAGGCCTTCTTCCTTGGGTGCTCGCTCGGTGACCGCAAGAAGTTCGAGCACACCATGGAAGTGTGCTCAAACTTCAGCAGCATTGATGACATGCACAAGGAGGCCGATGTTGTGATGAAGAAGGCTACGCCAGATGAGCTGAAGACACTGGTCCCTAACTGTCCtggacttaacacggcagatgtcctagcaaaaggacttaAGTGTGGAGCCATCacactaggttagcttaaaggggttgtgtaagtgcatctagtgccccttagtgattttggtgtattgaagacttataggttaagggactaatgcgtttatgagtgtacacatgtctataagtctatgaggagtttgatatttacagagaaagtcgacccctaaaaatgaagttcttcgactgaagactttggatttctaaagactttctgaagactttgaaagtgaagaaattggtgtgaccttgaagacttggtattcattcgaggaacatgaagcgtgaagacttttgtttttgtagtttcattttatctttcttgagtcataggaaacaccgtactgctaaagggggtcgaggaaatgcTAAGGAAAAAtgtccatgtgatgctcaactcaaaatcctacacctaccaatcccttcgagtgaagccattggaaatctcatacagttcagtcatattcttcagtgacagagacgaagttcttctggtctctgaggaatttgttctgacagaggagttaggaattcgccagtgcggattgcctacacagtgaggaacatgatagccctgaggaatttgatactaaaatttccgaccgttgctgtgctacgcgccagctgtcccaaaatatctacccacctaacggtcatattattgaagggcatttatgtcttatcatgtcgggctgctccctaggctataaatagccgccccctacaaccactagctggttggctgctccgagagaaactggcacttgtcatttgagagcatcccatcctccgaggactttgagcgaaaatcatcgaatGAGGAAAatccaaacccaaacacctacaaacccaaagtgattgagcatcactaaagagattgatcctgcgtggatccgatgcttgttacctttgaagattgtgcttcttccagatggttaggcgtcatggtctagagcatccaagaggaattgtggatcgtcgagtgaccgagtttgtgaaggtttggaagtcgcctgaagacttaccatgagtgattgggcgaggtctgtgtgaccttagctcaaggagaatacggtgaggactgtgtgtccgggactgtgtgtcctcaggtttaaatacctagccactccaaccagatgtacaactgagacaacagttggaactggtctaccaaatcattgtcttcaccaagcctactagttctatttcctcaaatccttcatttcctcattacagttgttgtgggcttgttcatatctgtttgaagactttgactgaagactttcttaatttcctcagttcaatttcttcagtctgtttgtcttcatcctgtgttatcctgtgattatgctttctgtactctgtgcttgtcttcatttcatcatgatgaccatgcttgtgttctattatgtttacttttgagtacttattccgctgctagtagttcttcgctaaggaatttcctcacctgcaaattcctcagtgaagaattcataaaaatcacctattcacccccctctagtcgatataacgcactttcaattggtatcagagcaaggtactcccttgttctgtgtgattttggtttaaccgcctggagttttagttatgtcgaccgcaggtataatcaaggtctctgctgggtgacCTACCTTTGATGGGATGGACTACCCCTattggaagaataagatgcgaatgcatcttgaggcaattgataacgatctctggtatgttgtggaaaatggtgttccctcagtcacaccttctccgaatgctgctgatgtgaagagattcaagcaactcgattctcaagcgaagaatatcatatgtggccatctgagcaaaggacagtattgaagagtgagtgctttggaaactgctaagcttatctgggataggctgtccaaagtcaatgaaggagtgtcaacacagcgtgactctcgtgttgatgttcttcgcaatctcttcagccgcttcaaaagactcgacaatgaaaatgttcaacaaaccttcgatcgcctcactgacatctcaaatgagcttcaagcacttggtgccactgacatcaccgaccatgaggtggtgaagaaattgctgagatcgcttgattcctcatttgatactcaggcattgatgatacaagaacgtgctgattacaagtcacttgatcccgttGATATCCttgagaggctaaatactcatgagttctagcttgctgaaaagagagatctctatggttcgagctatggcagatcacgtgccctgaaggccaaggcagtgtctgaatctgaagatgaagattctagcagcagccttggtgatcctgaagaactgagccatgaactagcactgctcgtgaagaaatttcagaagttatcaagacgtggtcgctttggaaaaccctcaaggagcaatgattcctcatctagtgactacaagaagaggcttttccacaaatgcaagaaacctggtcactacattcaagattgtcctcagtgggaaaaggaatcaaagaagaagaaatacaaggattacagttctgatgatgcgaagaaaaataagaaatcctcaaaatcttcatcatcaaaatcgtCGAAGTCTtcgtctcacaagaagagcagctccaagaaggctcgggcattcattggcaaggaaatggactctgaggctgaatctgaggaacatgaggaagatgaggcatctgaggagtccgagtctggtgtggcgagtctagctctcgctactgcattcgtcagcaagtctatcttcaactctgaagaaaatggcttcaccaacaaggctgatgaaggcaatgatgactacgctcccacctattgcttcatggcaaagggtgccaaggtactcaaatatacctcctctgaatcaagtgagaatgaatccgatgaaaacctcaagcccagctactctaaacttgctaagattgctgtgaaacaacaaagggcttttgaaaaggttcaaaacatgctagacaaaagtgatgatatgttgggtgaagaaatggatcacactaaaaccttgactgaaaatcttcaaagacttcagactaggtttgacaaccttcaaggtcatcataacactctcttatctgatcatgagaagctttcttatgaatttcttcagagaaagcaagatcttgaaaagctaagagtgagttatgaagatcttcagaaggagcgcgattcagtacttgctcaacaaatcagcgcttctcaggaagaatttgttcctccatgtctgaaatgcattgaacgtgaatctgctaattcttcacctgaatgttcaaatgcttctaatgctacaaattcttcaactgtctctgctatcactaattcttcatctgaggacattggtagtatcactgatgatgcagggctgaaggaattgtacatgacaggcatgtacaaaagcctcaaagggcatcagactctttgtgatgtgcttaaaaagcagatcctcaataggaaccctaggaaagagggtattgcctttgagaggaaactcaatgttgatggtacatattggaagcctgatgtaatgcccacaatgcggctatatctctcacgtgtcgaggcacgacttagaggcataaccgcatagtggttttgtcgcaagaagggtcatcttcacacaatcccatgtaatgaacaagaatgggataaagagttggcttacaatcgccacttcacacaatacataaatatcattcatacatcatccaaaatacaatcatatagaccgactacggtcaaaatccagatgaaaataagacaaccccaaaagctagatccccgatcgtcccaactgggctccactactgatcatcaggaaaagacacatagtaacgaccacgttcctcgtcgaactcccacttgagatcgacgccatcatctgcactggcatcatcggcacctgcaactgttttggtagaatctgtgagtcacggggactcagcaatctcacacccgcgagatcaagactatttaatcttataggaaaggatggtgcaaggaggtggagctgcagcggcaaaagcatttatggtggctaacttgcgcaaatgagagcgaggagagaagcaaaggaacggacgtcatctaacaatgaccaagaagtgatcctgaacacctacttacgtcatccataacacagaccgtgttcacttcccggactccgccgagaagagaccatcacggctactcacgcagttgatgt
This genomic window from Aegilops tauschii subsp. strangulata cultivar AL8/78 chromosome 4, Aet v6.0, whole genome shotgun sequence contains:
- the LOC141021827 gene encoding putative B3 domain-containing protein Os03g0621600; translated protein: MDKGNDVVPPLEKGRSPKRRNYGHFHQESGPNHFCKVILAPKLESLPLPLDFTKHFPAIPIEFKLKTNTGCAWRVTVRVIDGRVTLDQGWAIFAAVHQIMIGYMLTFKTLSPDTMKVIVFNDEGVEVITKCKEHDNAFAATA